The genomic segment aattACAAAGTATAAATTGACCTGAACAATATCGAATATATTGACCTAAACAAATATATTGACTTGTTGATTCAAttaaagtatatatttaataatttcacTGGAAGAGTGATTATTTTCTATAGACTTACTGACAAACTCCAAGCTGATTTAACTTCTCAAAAGCAAAAATACAACTATGCTTATGTTGCTGTTCCTCATCAAGTACTGAAGAGTAGCATCTCCTACTTCCTAGCTGAAACTGACAACTACAAAGTTACCAACTGATTCTGCTCAATGGTTACTGAGGTTACTATCAGTATCTCAACCTGTGACGAGcacaattttaaatttatttacatttggtACAAGTACAACCTGAAGAAAATGACAAGTCTTGATTATAGTAACACAGGTTAGATGTAATTTTTCTGAGTCAGTATTCAAAATTAAATATAGTGCATTTGAGAGTATTAAAGTATAGTGACCACCTACACTATCATAGTCTATTTTAACTGAAGAAACTTTTATAACTGTACCACATACCTCATCCAAATACTGTATGATGACCATTtagtataagagccaaggtggcgcagtggttagggtgcagtactgcaggccacttcagctgactgttatctgcagttcagcggttctaatctcactggctcaaggttgactcagccttccatccttccgaggtgggtgaaatgaggacccagactgtgggggcgatatgctgactctgtaaaccgcttagagacggctgaaagccctatgaagcggtatataagtctaactgctattgctaatctccaaGTGCACACATTTTAAGATTAattactttatattatttttcctaTTAAAGGAAACTTAATTTAGCAATTAAAACTCCACCAGTTTTTGCTATCACATATTATACAGAGGATTCACAGAAGAAAGTTCCAGTAATCTAAAGGAGAAGATCCTTTCATAGATCTCAATGCTAATTGGGACAAGAACAACCAAGTAAACAATTGTTACTACTCTGCTTAGGCCAAATAACAAAATTATATACAGCTATTCCAAGAATATACCCATTTTTTTCTTGGATCTATTAAACATGTACCTGAATTACCAGGATTTATTGCACAATTCTTTCAGTGAGGCTCTGTAGTATATCCCCTACACAAGTTTCAGAACTTTATGTTTAGGGGAGATTTGCAAACTTAGATCAAATTTAACTAAGATAttcaaaagaatagaatataagaaGTTGCTTAGTTATTACTCTTTAAATACATACTATTCcttaaataattataaaaatgatgAACTGGAATTCAGCatttagtttctttttaaaaaatgcagcttTGAGTTTGGCCTACTTCATCAAATGAATTTAACTATGTTAGGTGagttgacttccaactctttctACTAAGATTGCATTACTATACAATCTTGTGTATGTGGGGGAAAATACTACCCCATCCTTGAGTCCCATAGTTTTACATATCCAGACACAGTAAAAATCATCCAatccttagcagttcttaaaagcAGGTAATTTCAACTTCAGATGAACAACATGACATATTTACAACATGTCATTTATTatacaaaaagaaagccaaaggTGTACCTTCTTTTCACATAACTGTAAGGACCGACCATATTGTTCTTGGTAACCACAAAAAGGTGGCTGCCAGTATCTAACCTGAAACCCTAGAATTACCAgctggtctcccatccaagtactaatcaGGTTCcctagatcccccccccccaaaaaaatcagtcATCAGCTACGTAGCAGACAGTTACTTTTAAATGAATAATCTCATTACCTACTTTCAACTAGACATTCATTGTCTATAAGCTTAAAGTAGACCTATATGCAAAATAAGCAAGATCACATTTATTCTTCTCAGCTGTTCTTAAATGACATTTGAATTTATTAGCTGTGAACTAATAGTTTAAAGAGCTATTTCCACAATGGGCTACTAAAAGATGAGCTGTACATGGAATGTTTTATGTCTGATATAACTTGACAGGGTATATTAAATCTTATGAAGTTCCTATTTGATACCATTTGAAGACCATTAAACATTTAAGAtctttacattatttttaaaaaacataataaattaAAACAGATTTATTTCCACTGGCATGGATTTAATTTAAATGCATGAGACCAATAAATATCTGGGTACAAAATCAATGTATATTTTGGCATTCAAATCACAAACCATCAAAGGCTTATGTGGATAAATATTGCATGCAATATTTAGGGGGAATTTTAAAGCTCTGTaaatgtaagaaaaatatttttttattaatttttacttGCAGGGCTTCAAGCTAACTTTTGTTGTTAAACCTTGAATTTTTAATTACTCAAATATAAGAGTAATGGAAGACAGCATGCTAAGCCAAACAGCACTAGCGTTTGCTTGGAAGTTTGAATGTGCCTTCAAACtattaaacatattttaattaCGTTATACCTAAGTCAACTTGCATGTTTTATTTTGCACGAATGGTTGTCAAGATACAAGAGTTAAATCCTTAGAACGATTTGTAACAAAAACTTTAATCTCCAAGAGTTTACAGTGACAAGACAATGTATGCACAATGAGGAAAATTTCTATCTACAATGTACCCTTATACATATGTACTTATCCAAATTAACAGTTAATCTGCATTACAAATATTTTAGCAGTAGTGCTCTACATAAAAAGATGTAATAGTTAATTTGAATTTTGCACAATAATGGCAATTCTGGCATAAATCAGAACTCAAGACAGATTTAGAAAAAGGCTGGCTACAAGTTTTCAGTCTTATTGTTTGCCATTAGTTTATTCTGGTCAATTAAGCCTCCACATTTCATACTGCAGAGATTGTCCATTCACAATTATAGCAAATATTCATGATTTACATGTCTAtgtgttaatttattttttagtttaCTTTTTGCAGATTCTAGAAAATGACCCAGCAGACTATGAACATTTGCTGCTGTAGGTTTATTGAAGATTTGTTTACCTCTGCAAGGTAACTGGCTAACATTAAAATAGTTTATGCTTAAGGGTACAATGTAGAACAGGTTTATTACACTTTGAATGATCTGCTCAAAACCATATACATTTTCACAACTATTACATGTCACctgttacaaaaaaagaaattgacagctaaaacatttttaaaatgcaccAAGCTTTATGAGGTCTTAAACAAAACAATGTTCTGTACATACTGTCTTCAGACCAAAATGTGACTTCCTGTACACCATTCTTCCTGAAGTTCTATTTCCTGTCATTTGACCTGGAACGGCTGGAGTATACACAAATGATTTAGATAAACAATGATAAATGGATATATTTCGATATAATGTAAATATTATACAAGTTTAATTTACATTTGAATATTCAACTTGCCCTCTATATAGTCAAGCAATTTTTAAGGACAATACATtgtattttaacatatttttaatcACTCCAGTATTTGAAAGTGTCCATATATTCTTACCTACGAGATCTGGAAAATGAACGGGAAGGCTTATGATTTCTCTCCCTTGAGAGtgatctctctctccttctatctCTAGAAAGGGACCTGTAAAGGAAATAGTATCATGAAGTTAGTTGCATCAAAAATCAGGTTCCAAAACAGCATTCCCCACCCCACTTTTTGAGCACCAGGGACCAATTCTgtggagaggtttttccatggatcaGAGGGGGCGTGGTTTTGCACGTCGCCTGCATCCCGCAAaaggggctttgcttgtttgcacagccAATTTCTGGCATGCCGTGGCCCGGTGTCGGTCCAAAGACCAGGGATTGGGACTTGTTCTAGAAGATAAGTATTTATCAGTCTCAAATAGAAAGAGTGCGCTAAATACTTTCAATTAACACTTGTGGCTGATGTATACATATACTGTTCTAGTGATTTAGAGCTGTGATATATTAAGCTCTATCAATGCTTTAGATTCATGCTTGGCAATCCCTAATAGATTCCATATGAATATTTAGCACCAGAAAGTCAAGGATGACTTCAGAATAAACTGTGAATAAAGTATTCAGCAAAaaattaacaattcaatttagatCTTTGGCAAGATATCTTATTCTGAAGCCTCCCAATTCAAAATTAAGTTTTCCCTcttaacaaattaaaaaatagaaaagatcaGTTTAAAAGGTTGATTTAAAACTATTATATTATGTTCATCCATGTCCTTCCATTCTGTACagtctttctcaactttggccacttcaaaggatatggatttcaactcccagaattccagtcaGCAAGCTGCCTGGGTAGTTCTGAGATGTCAAGTCCACGTCTTGAGATTATTgtgcttgagaaacactgatctaaatgtACGGACCATTAGTGCATTACAGTCCCCATTCCCAGATCTACAAAAGTAAGTCTGTTTGCATGACTTACTGAATTTGTGAAACATTTTCATGACACAGGGAATGTTTATTTGCATCTACGTACGAAATACTTTGGCAAGGCATAATCAGCCTCAACAATTTACCTGCTACGACTACGGGAAAAACTCCTCCTCCGTGGAGATctgcaatcaaaaaagaaaggTGAGTCTTTTAATCAATTCAACACAACTGAGGTGAGGTAATTCCCAACTTGTCAAGTCACTGTTGGGCCCAGTGAATGTGCCAAGATAAATGGCACCCATCGTCCAGCAAAATGGAAAGATTCAGGCATTAAAAAGACTCAGCGTGATCAGCATGTTTCCAGCCATGAGTTTGTTTTAACTAATACCATGTCATAGCAAACCTGTCTCCAATGCAGCACTTCCATCTCAACTAAATCCTCTGCCTAAAAGACTACACCAAAGTCCCACAAGTAGTTCCAAATTGGTATAACTAGTTTTTTGGAACCCATGCAAGGCAGAGTACCAAGTGAAAGATTAACGCACACAGTGACAATGACTAATTAGAGCTGCATCTGTGAATGTAATTTTTAACATGTCATAGTGTGTTTAGTCTAAAGAACCTTAGCTTGCCCAGTTTATCCCATAAAGTAATTGTTCTGAAATagttagtaaaacaatttaaAGGTGAAAGGAGGTGGCAGTTTTTTTGCAAGGAAAACAAAGTTAGCAATTAAGTTTGCCCAACTCACATGCAAATATACTGCAGCTTAGTTATTTATATTAGATTCCTTAACACCCTTAAAAGTTTTATTCAAGCAACATATGTATGTTACCACGAAATTATGCACAGCCAGCCTTTGATTGAGAAAAAATAATTACTTATAAGCCGCTTACTCCTTATTTTAACCAGCAGTAAACTGTATAAGCAGGAAAAACTTACTAGTTTTTGGTTTCAACAAGCTAGAAATGGTGAGGTGAGGCTGCCGGACTGACTGCCAAGAAGAATTTGCTGAAAAGGTTTTGCCAGATGTTGCGTTGTATTTAGTTGGTTGGCGAAGGGGGTGTTGTGgatttttcctgcttttttgtTAGCCGAAGGCTGCTGCTGTAGTTGTTGTGAAGACATTTGGTAAATAAACAGCTGAGCTGATTGGCCGGGAATGTGTGGGCGGTCGAGGTGGCTGCTGCCGATTTGGTTAAGGTTGGAGAGAAGGCTGAGAGAAACAGCATGCTCGGGAACCAAAGGGCGGTGCAACCTGACGACTGGCCATGCCTGGGTCATGTGAAACGACACCAGCCAAGCTGAATGGGGCGCGCTGGTCACATGACGCTGAAAGGGCTAGTTGACTGGCTAATGCAGACTCAGAGGGTGGTGAGAAGAGACATGATGGTGACTCTGTAACGGGttcatttttattaataaatggaccaaaaagcataaaaaaatgaaaaacaagccATCAGTACAACCATCTAGCAGCTAACAAATACTCCTATTGTGTTCTACAGTGAAAGGGAACAGGTTTCATTATTTTGTATGGACTTTATTCATCTGCAATAGGTTGAGATCAGCCCTTGCAGAAATCAGGTTTTAAGTACTGAAGTGAGTATTTAACACTTCATCAATTATCCAGGTCAGAGATGCATTACCAAGCAATCTGCTTTTGTTTGGGGGAATTCATAACTGCAGAATTCAAATGAGGCAATAATATTTCAACAGACTTAATACAGTCGAAATTTAGCTGAGTAACTATTCATTGCTTCAAAATCCATAAAACAGTTGCCTGCTTAGCATCACTTGTGCTAAAGGAAAAGCAAACTGAGTGAAAAAATCCAAGCTGTTGTATGTAATGTTTATCAacaatgaagcaaaaaaaaaaaaaaaaaaggctgaagtacTGGGACGAAAAAGGGAAGTGACTAGATGAATATACCTCAGAAGAAAAGATGATAATCCACGTTAGAGGATACTATCAACTGGTACAGGTACCCAAGGACAGAAGCCAGTGCTCAATAAAGTGTATCCCTCTAACATCTGCTTAATGCTTTAGAATTTGGTGATTTGATAGACAGTGCAGGTTTTGAAGTCTATTTTGCCAAAATGGTAATACTGCCAACATCATTAATAAAGTTATTTCATCCTGGATACCTGCGGCGAGGTGGAGGACTTCTCCTACGATAGTCATCTCGAGGTCGTCTACCCCATGAGGGAGGTGGGCCACGGTTCCGACTGCGTTTTTCACCATTGGACAGCTCCACCCTGACACGACAGCCACACAATGTTCTGGGAAAGATCATGATTGATATGAATAGATTTAAGTCAAACAACTTAAGGACATGTGCTCTTACAGTTTCCTACACTAGGAGACAGGGAAGTTTTTCAACGTTTTAGACAATTCCTATCCTTACAGCCAGTGGTCAGAATAATCTGAACACTGAATCTTGCAAGCCAATCTATTCCCTTTGTTCCATTGCTCACATACAAGCTATTTAATTATTGCAGAATGCcaacagcacaaatacaaaaatccaaaatgttatttttattcacCTGTTTTCAGAATAAAggctaatattaaaaaaaaattaatatgcaaATATAATTGCCAATAATATGGTTGGATTGAGTCATTATTCCGTAGCATTAAGAATGCTTAAAATTTTAAGTGCTAAATCAAAATACCAAATGATAGAACATTTCAGTATTTCTAAAATCTGGTAACcatgaaaaaaaaagcatcttttgaCTTGCTTTCAAATTAAAATCTTCCCAAGCTAACAATTCATACATTGATCAGTACTTAGAACTACCTGCAAAAATT from the Thamnophis elegans isolate rThaEle1 chromosome 5, rThaEle1.pri, whole genome shotgun sequence genome contains:
- the SRSF3 gene encoding serine/arginine-rich splicing factor 3 codes for the protein MHRDSCPLDCKVYVGNLGNNGNKTELERAFGYYGPLRSVWVARNPPGFAFVEFEDPRDAADAVRELDGRTLCGCRVRVELSNGEKRSRNRGPPPSWGRRPRDDYRRRSPPPRRRSPRRRSFSRSRSRSLSRDRRRERSLSRERNHKPSRSFSRSRSRSRSNDRK